Within the Candidatus Hydrogenedentota bacterium genome, the region AGCCGGGCCTGAATGCCCCGCCGCCAATGGATTTGCGAGCCGTGGCGAGCGAAACGATTCAGGCCGGCGATGGGAGCGTATTGATGAGACACAGAAACGATTCGACCGGTTTTACCCTGATCGAGCTTCTGGTTGTGATCGCGATTATAGGGATCCTGGCCGGCCTACTTCTACCGGCGCTTGCGCGCGCACGGGAAGCGGCGCGGCGGGCATCTTGCCAGAACAACCTGAAGCAATGGGGGCTGGTCCTGAAGATGTACGCCAACGAGTCAAAGGGCGAACAATACCCCCGAATGCAGACCTCGTGGGAGCCTATTGTGAATTGCGATACCGGGGCTGTCGTGTACCCGGGACAACAGTTCGTTGGTGCGCCTGCCCACTGGTTCAACCCTCAGATGAGCCAAATCTACCCCGAGTACTTGACCGATCCTTCCATAGCCGTGTGCCCTTCGTCGGCAATTCTGACGGTAGATGGCCTGAAGAATTCGGCCACGGGAGCATGGGAAGCGGACAAGGTCTGTCATGCGGCCGTGCCGGGGCCGTCGTTTTCGCAATTCACGGAAACGCGGGGACTTCCCATGATGGACGCGAACTACTGGTATACGGGATACGTATATGACCGAGTCGACGCGGACGATCCGGCGAGCCCGATATCCGAACTGGTATCGGGTGCGGACGGGTCCGGGCCGAGCCAGTTGATCTACGGCTTCAACGAAGCAATTGGTCAGTTCTTCAGCGGCCAAGTGGGAGAGGACCTTGATCTTTCTTCGTATGCATCCGGAATTGGCAATGCCGGCACCGACACGCTCAACCGCTTGCGTGAAGGCATCGAACGATTCCTTATCAGTGACATCAATGACCCTGCTTCTTCGGCGAAAGCGCAGAGCGAAGTGT harbors:
- a CDS encoding DUF1559 domain-containing protein, whose protein sequence is MRHRNDSTGFTLIELLVVIAIIGILAGLLLPALARAREAARRASCQNNLKQWGLVLKMYANESKGEQYPRMQTSWEPIVNCDTGAVVYPGQQFVGAPAHWFNPQMSQIYPEYLTDPSIAVCPSSAILTVDGLKNSATGAWEADKVCHAAVPGPSFSQFTETRGLPMMDANYWYTGYVYDRVDADDPASPISELVSGADGSGPSQLIYGFNEAIGQFFSGQVGEDLDLSSYASGIGNAGTDTLNRLREGIERFLISDINDPASSAKAQSEVWVMLDRLSTVIDEYSHVPGGSNVLYMDGHVQFVPYNEAAPVLGGVAQVFGEMASHG